In Streptomyces chartreusis, the following proteins share a genomic window:
- the pdhA gene encoding pyruvate dehydrogenase (acetyl-transferring) E1 component subunit alpha: protein MTVESTAARKPRRSAGTKSTAGKTTTARKTTSTDPELVQLLTPEGKRVKNAEYDKYVAGITPDELRGLYRDMVLTRRFDAEATSLQRQGELGLWASLLGQEAAQIGSGRATREDDYVFPTYREHGVAWCRGVDPTNLLGMFRGVNNGGWDPNSNNFQLYTIVIGSQTLHATGYAMGIAKDGADSAVIAYFGDGASSQGDVAESFTFSAVYNAPVVFFCQNNQWAISEPTEKQTRVPLYQRAQGYGFPGVRVDGNDVLACLAVTKWALERARAGEGPTLVEAYTYRMGAHTTSDDPTKYRADEEREAWEAKDPILRVRRYLEASNHADEGFFAELETESEALGKRVREAVRAMPDPDHFAIFENVYADGHALVDEERAQFAAYQASFADVEGA, encoded by the coding sequence GTGACCGTGGAGAGCACTGCCGCGCGAAAGCCGCGACGCAGCGCCGGTACCAAGAGCACGGCCGGCAAGACCACAACCGCAAGGAAAACGACGAGTACGGACCCCGAACTCGTTCAGTTGCTGACGCCAGAAGGCAAGCGCGTCAAGAACGCCGAGTACGACAAGTACGTCGCCGGCATCACCCCCGACGAGCTCCGCGGCCTCTACCGCGACATGGTGCTCACCCGACGCTTCGACGCCGAGGCCACCTCCCTGCAACGCCAGGGCGAGCTGGGCCTGTGGGCGTCGCTGCTCGGCCAGGAGGCCGCCCAGATCGGCTCCGGCCGGGCCACCCGCGAGGACGACTACGTCTTCCCGACCTACCGCGAGCACGGCGTCGCCTGGTGCCGCGGGGTCGACCCGACCAACCTGCTCGGCATGTTCCGCGGCGTGAACAACGGCGGCTGGGACCCGAACAGCAACAACTTCCAGCTGTACACGATCGTCATCGGCTCCCAGACGCTGCACGCCACCGGCTACGCGATGGGCATCGCCAAGGACGGCGCGGACAGCGCGGTCATCGCCTACTTCGGCGACGGCGCCTCCAGCCAGGGCGACGTGGCCGAGTCCTTCACCTTCTCCGCGGTCTACAACGCGCCCGTGGTGTTCTTCTGCCAGAACAACCAGTGGGCGATCTCCGAGCCGACCGAGAAGCAGACCCGCGTGCCGCTCTACCAGCGCGCACAGGGCTACGGCTTCCCGGGCGTCCGCGTCGACGGCAACGACGTCCTGGCGTGCCTGGCCGTGACGAAGTGGGCGCTGGAGCGCGCCCGCGCCGGCGAGGGACCCACGCTGGTCGAGGCGTACACCTACCGCATGGGCGCCCACACCACCTCCGACGACCCGACGAAGTACCGCGCCGACGAGGAGCGCGAGGCCTGGGAGGCGAAGGACCCGATCCTGCGCGTTCGCCGGTACCTCGAGGCTTCAAACCACGCGGACGAGGGATTCTTCGCGGAACTGGAGACCGAGAGCGAGGCGTTGGGCAAACGAGTGCGCGAGGCGGTCCGTGCCATGCCTGACCCGGACCACTTCGCCATCTTCGAGAACGTGTACGCGGACGGGCATGCGCTCGTCGACGAGGAACGCGCCCAGTTCGCCGCCTACCAGGCGTCGTTCGCGGACGTAGAGGGGGCCTGA
- a CDS encoding D-alanyl-D-alanine carboxypeptidase family protein produces MTTGAVLATGALTAVPAQAVTTPTITAKGGYLMNGATGATLFTKSADTKRLTASTTKIMTAKVVLSQSNLNLDTKVTIRKEVSDYIVSKGASSARLIVGDKVTVRQLLYGMMLPSGCDAAMSLADKFGTGTTVKARTANFIGKMNTMAKSLGMTNTHFDSFDGISNGSNYSTPRDLTKLARSAMKSTTFKSVVKTKSYTAKTITKTGATRTMAAWKNTNALLGWNGTLGIKTGSGTEAKYCLVFAATLNGEQVMGAVLTSSSEANRTADVKKLISYGYARI; encoded by the coding sequence ATGACGACCGGTGCCGTGCTCGCCACCGGAGCCCTCACCGCGGTTCCCGCGCAGGCCGTGACGACGCCCACCATCACCGCCAAGGGCGGGTACCTGATGAACGGAGCGACCGGCGCGACCCTCTTCACCAAGTCCGCGGACACGAAGAGGCTGACCGCGTCGACGACGAAGATCATGACCGCCAAGGTCGTGCTCTCGCAGTCGAACCTGAACCTGGACACCAAGGTCACCATCCGCAAGGAGGTCAGCGACTACATCGTCTCCAAGGGCGCCTCGTCGGCCCGGCTGATCGTCGGCGACAAGGTCACCGTCCGTCAGCTGCTCTACGGGATGATGCTGCCGTCCGGCTGTGACGCCGCCATGTCGCTCGCCGACAAGTTCGGCACCGGCACCACGGTCAAGGCCCGCACGGCCAACTTCATCGGCAAGATGAACACCATGGCCAAGAGCCTGGGCATGACGAACACGCACTTCGACTCGTTCGACGGCATAAGCAATGGCTCCAACTACTCGACGCCGCGCGACCTCACCAAGCTCGCCCGCAGCGCGATGAAGAGCACCACGTTCAAGTCCGTCGTGAAGACGAAGTCCTACACGGCCAAGACCATCACCAAGACCGGTGCCACCCGGACGATGGCGGCCTGGAAGAACACCAACGCCCTGCTCGGCTGGAACGGAACGCTCGGCATCAAGACCGGCTCCGGCACCGAGGCCAAGTACTGCCTGGTCTTCGCCGCCACGCTCAACGGCGAGCAGGTGATGGGCGCCGTGCTGACCTCCTCCTCCGAGGCCAACCGCACGGCCGACGTGAAGAAGCTGATCAGCTACGGCTACGCCCGTATCTGA
- a CDS encoding MFS transporter, with protein sequence MRSAALPGDPPGGRRAVAVWGIGVSVYFVAVIFRTSLGVAGLDAADRFEVNASALSTFSILQLLVYAGMQIPVGLLVDRLGTKKVLAIGTVLFTAGQLGFAFSPSYGTALASRALLGCGDAMTFISVLRLGTRWFPARRGPLIAQLAGLVGMAGNLVSTLVLARLLHGVGWTAAFAGSAGAGVVVLVLSLLFLKDHPEGHEPEPLPHQGSAYVRRQIAASWREPGTRLGLWVHFTTQFPAMVFLLLWGMPFLVEAQGLSRATAGELLTLVVLSNMVVGLVYGQVVARHHEARLPLALGTVAATAVMWATTLLWPGATAPMWLLIVLCTVLGACGPASMLGFDFARPANPPERQGTASGITNMGGFVASMTTLFAVGVLLDATGDDYTVAFSFVFVLQALGISQILRLRRRAARRERERLVASRVETVHVPA encoded by the coding sequence ATGAGGTCCGCCGCACTGCCGGGCGATCCTCCGGGCGGCCGCCGCGCCGTCGCCGTCTGGGGCATAGGCGTCTCGGTCTACTTCGTCGCCGTCATCTTCCGTACGTCACTGGGGGTCGCCGGCCTCGACGCCGCGGATCGCTTCGAGGTCAACGCCTCCGCCCTGTCCACGTTCTCGATCCTCCAGCTGCTCGTGTACGCGGGCATGCAGATACCCGTCGGCCTGCTCGTCGACCGGCTCGGCACCAAGAAGGTGCTGGCCATCGGCACGGTGCTGTTCACCGCGGGCCAGCTCGGCTTCGCCTTCTCGCCGTCGTACGGCACGGCCCTCGCCTCCCGCGCGCTGCTGGGCTGCGGCGACGCGATGACGTTCATCAGCGTGCTGCGGCTGGGCACCCGCTGGTTCCCGGCCCGGCGCGGTCCGCTGATCGCCCAGCTCGCCGGTCTCGTGGGCATGGCCGGCAACCTCGTCTCCACGCTGGTACTGGCCCGGCTGCTGCACGGGGTCGGCTGGACGGCGGCGTTCGCGGGCAGCGCCGGCGCGGGCGTCGTGGTGCTCGTGCTGAGCCTGCTGTTCCTGAAGGACCACCCCGAGGGACACGAGCCGGAGCCCCTGCCCCACCAGGGCTCGGCGTACGTACGACGTCAGATCGCCGCGTCCTGGCGGGAGCCGGGCACCCGCCTCGGGCTGTGGGTGCACTTCACGACGCAGTTCCCGGCGATGGTCTTCCTGCTGCTGTGGGGAATGCCGTTCCTGGTGGAGGCACAGGGCCTGTCCCGGGCCACGGCCGGCGAACTGCTCACCCTCGTCGTCCTGTCCAACATGGTCGTCGGCCTGGTCTACGGCCAGGTCGTGGCCCGGCACCACGAGGCGCGCCTCCCACTGGCGCTCGGCACCGTCGCGGCGACGGCCGTGATGTGGGCGACGACGCTGCTCTGGCCCGGTGCGACGGCGCCGATGTGGCTGCTGATCGTGCTGTGCACCGTGCTCGGGGCGTGCGGTCCGGCCTCGATGCTCGGCTTCGACTTCGCCCGCCCGGCGAACCCGCCGGAGCGTCAGGGCACGGCGTCCGGCATCACCAACATGGGTGGCTTCGTGGCCTCGATGACGACGCTGTTCGCCGTCGGCGTGCTGCTGGACGCGACCGGCGACGACTACACCGTCGCCTTCTCGTTCGTCTTCGTCCTCCAGGCCCTCGGCATCAGCCAGATCCTGCGGCTGCGCAGGCGGGCGGCGCGCAGGGAGCGGGAACGGCTGGTCGCCAGCAGGGTGGAGACGGTGCACGTTCCCGCGTGA
- a CDS encoding GntR family transcriptional regulator yields MPSAPPAPLKQPPAADRVYTHVKQGVLDRRYEGGTLLTEGELAEAVGVSRTPVREALLRLEVEGLIKLYPKKGALVLPVSAQEIKDVVETRILVEEHAARKAVPAPPGLIERLEELLARQKEQAAAGDLAAAAVTDRCFHAEIVRSGGNEILSRLYDQLRDRQLRMGVAVMYSHPDRIAKTLVEHEEILQALRSGDTEAAVGLVHRHIDWFSHLARGEER; encoded by the coding sequence ATGCCTTCCGCCCCGCCCGCACCCCTCAAGCAGCCCCCCGCCGCCGACCGCGTCTACACCCACGTCAAACAGGGCGTCCTGGACCGCCGTTACGAAGGCGGCACGCTGCTCACCGAGGGCGAGCTGGCCGAGGCCGTCGGCGTGTCGCGCACCCCGGTGCGGGAGGCGCTGCTGCGCCTGGAGGTCGAGGGGCTGATCAAGCTCTACCCGAAGAAGGGCGCCCTGGTGCTGCCGGTCTCCGCGCAGGAGATCAAGGACGTCGTCGAGACGCGGATCCTCGTCGAGGAGCACGCGGCCCGCAAGGCCGTCCCCGCGCCGCCCGGCCTCATCGAGCGCCTGGAGGAGCTGCTCGCCCGGCAGAAGGAACAGGCAGCCGCGGGCGACCTCGCCGCGGCCGCCGTCACCGACCGCTGCTTCCACGCCGAGATCGTCCGCAGCGGCGGCAACGAAATCCTCTCCCGGCTCTACGACCAGCTGCGCGACCGCCAACTGCGCATGGGCGTAGCGGTCATGTACTCCCACCCCGACCGCATCGCCAAGACCCTCGTCGAGCACGAGGAGATCCTCCAGGCGCTGCGCTCCGGCGACACCGAGGCCGCGGTCGGCCTCGTCCACCGGCACATCGACTGGTTCTCCCACCTCGCACGGGGTGAGGAACGATGA
- a CDS encoding SAM-dependent methyltransferase, with protein sequence MTDTDTHSASTSALPPRLTRLTFHGPLSEARAQSLVRRLTRTDPRTVLDIGCGWGELMLRVLEAAPRATGVGVDLNAEDLARGRRNAEARGLAERARFVEESATGTSRGPADLVLCVGSSHALAAAEPPGHLAEALRELRHLVSDDGRVLLGEGFWQRPPTPAELAGMWPEAAVSDHHDLAALLDLVVAAGFRPEWTETANLDEWEEFESAYQADAEVWLARNPGHPLADETRERLDRHRAQWMSYRGVLGLAYLTLVPVL encoded by the coding sequence GTGACCGACACCGACACACACTCCGCGTCCACGTCCGCCCTACCCCCGCGCCTGACCCGACTGACCTTCCACGGCCCGCTGTCCGAGGCACGGGCACAGAGTCTCGTCCGGCGGCTGACCCGCACGGATCCCCGTACCGTCCTGGACATCGGCTGCGGCTGGGGCGAGTTGATGCTCCGCGTCCTCGAAGCCGCCCCGCGGGCCACCGGTGTCGGGGTGGACCTGAACGCCGAGGACCTCGCCCGCGGCCGGCGCAACGCCGAGGCCCGTGGGCTCGCCGAACGCGCCCGGTTCGTCGAGGAGTCGGCGACGGGAACCTCCCGCGGCCCCGCCGATCTCGTCCTGTGCGTCGGGTCGAGCCATGCCCTTGCAGCGGCCGAGCCGCCGGGGCACTTGGCCGAGGCCCTGCGTGAACTGCGCCATCTGGTCAGCGACGACGGCCGTGTCCTGCTCGGCGAGGGCTTCTGGCAGCGTCCCCCGACCCCGGCCGAACTCGCCGGCATGTGGCCGGAGGCCGCGGTGAGCGACCATCACGACCTCGCGGCCCTTCTCGACCTCGTGGTCGCCGCCGGGTTCCGTCCGGAGTGGACGGAGACGGCGAACCTCGACGAGTGGGAGGAGTTCGAGTCGGCGTACCAGGCGGACGCCGAGGTGTGGCTGGCGCGGAACCCCGGGCACCCGCTGGCGGACGAGACCCGTGAGCGTCTCGACCGTCATCGCGCCCAGTGGATGAGCTACCGCGGGGTGCTGGGGCTCGCGTATCTCACGCTCGTCCCGGTCCTCTGA
- a CDS encoding alpha-ketoacid dehydrogenase subunit beta: MAEKMALAKAINESLRRALDSDPKVLIMGEDVGKLGGVFRVTDGLQKDFGESRVIDTPLAESGIVGTAIGLALRGYRPVVEIQFDGFVFPAYDQIVTQLAKMHARSLGKVKLPVVVRIPYGGGIGAVEHHSESPEALFAHVAGLKIVSPSNASDAYWMMQQAIQSDDPVIFFEPKRRYWDKGEVNTEAIPGPLHKARVVREGTDLTLAAYGPMVKLCQEVAAAAAEEGRSLEVLDLRSVSPLDFDSIQASVEKTRRLVVVHEAPVFFGSGAEIAARITERCFYHLEAPVLRVGGYHAPYPPARLEEEYLPGLDRVLDAVDRALAY, from the coding sequence ATGGCGGAGAAGATGGCTCTGGCCAAGGCGATCAACGAGTCGCTGCGCCGCGCCCTGGACTCGGACCCCAAGGTCCTCATCATGGGCGAGGACGTCGGCAAGCTCGGCGGCGTCTTCCGCGTGACGGACGGCCTCCAGAAGGACTTCGGCGAGAGCCGCGTCATCGACACCCCGCTCGCCGAGTCGGGCATCGTGGGCACGGCCATCGGCCTCGCGCTGCGCGGCTACCGCCCCGTGGTGGAGATCCAGTTCGACGGCTTCGTCTTCCCGGCCTACGACCAGATCGTCACGCAGCTCGCGAAGATGCACGCGCGCTCGCTGGGCAAGGTCAAGCTGCCGGTCGTCGTCCGCATCCCCTACGGCGGCGGCATCGGCGCGGTCGAGCACCACAGCGAGTCCCCCGAGGCCCTCTTCGCGCACGTGGCGGGCCTGAAGATCGTGTCGCCGTCCAACGCGTCGGACGCCTACTGGATGATGCAGCAGGCCATCCAGAGCGACGACCCGGTGATCTTCTTCGAGCCCAAGCGGCGCTACTGGGACAAGGGCGAGGTCAACACCGAGGCCATCCCGGGCCCGCTGCACAAGGCGCGCGTCGTCCGCGAGGGCACCGACCTCACCCTGGCCGCGTACGGCCCGATGGTGAAGCTGTGCCAGGAGGTCGCCGCGGCGGCCGCCGAGGAGGGCCGCAGCCTGGAGGTCCTGGACCTGCGCTCGGTCTCCCCGCTGGACTTCGACTCCATCCAGGCGTCCGTGGAGAAGACCCGCCGTCTGGTCGTGGTCCACGAGGCTCCGGTCTTCTTCGGTTCGGGCGCGGAGATCGCCGCCCGGATCACGGAGCGCTGCTTCTACCATCTGGAGGCCCCGGTGCTGCGGGTGGGCGGTTACCACGCCCCGTATCCGCCGGCGCGTCTGGAGGAGGAGTACCTGCCGGGCCTGGACCGGGTGCTCGACGCCGTCGACCGTGCCCTGGCGTACTGA
- a CDS encoding dihydrolipoamide acetyltransferase family protein produces MTTMTEASVREFKMPDVGEGLTEAEILKWYVQPGDTVTDGQVVCEVETAKAAVELPIPYDGVVRELRFPEGTTVDVGTAIIAVDVAGGAAPAAAPADVPEAPAQAAEEEAEPQGRQPVLVGYGVAQTSTKRRPRKGADVPRQEPAAQALQSELNGHGPAAAAEVAATRPLAKPPVRKLAKDLGVDLATVTPTGPDGIITREDVHAAVAAPAAEPVPQAAPVAPAAPAAPVAYDTARETRIPVKGVRKATAAAMVGSAFTAPHVTEFVTLDVTRTMKLVEELKADKEFAGLRVNPLLLISKALLVAIKRNPDVNASWDEANQEIVQKHYVNLGIAAATPRGLIVPNIKDAHARTLPQLAQALGELVATAREGKTTPAAMQGGTVTITNVGVFGVDTGTPILNPGESAILAVGAIKLQPWVHKGKVKPRQVTTLALSFDHRLVDGELGSKVLADVAAILEQPKRLITWA; encoded by the coding sequence GTGACGACGATGACTGAAGCGTCCGTGCGCGAGTTCAAGATGCCCGACGTGGGCGAGGGACTCACCGAGGCGGAGATCCTCAAGTGGTACGTCCAGCCGGGCGACACGGTCACCGACGGCCAGGTGGTGTGCGAGGTCGAGACGGCCAAGGCGGCCGTGGAACTGCCCATCCCGTACGACGGGGTGGTCCGTGAGCTGCGCTTCCCCGAGGGCACGACGGTGGACGTCGGTACGGCGATCATCGCCGTGGACGTCGCGGGTGGAGCGGCGCCCGCCGCCGCGCCCGCCGATGTGCCGGAGGCCCCGGCGCAGGCCGCGGAGGAGGAGGCCGAACCGCAGGGCCGCCAGCCGGTGCTGGTCGGCTACGGCGTGGCCCAGACCTCGACGAAGCGCCGCCCCCGCAAGGGAGCGGACGTCCCGCGTCAGGAGCCCGCGGCGCAGGCCCTGCAGTCCGAACTGAACGGCCACGGGCCCGCTGCCGCCGCGGAGGTGGCCGCGACCCGGCCGCTGGCCAAGCCCCCCGTGCGCAAGCTGGCGAAGGACCTGGGCGTCGACCTCGCGACGGTGACGCCCACCGGCCCCGACGGCATCATCACCCGCGAGGACGTCCACGCGGCGGTGGCCGCCCCGGCCGCCGAGCCGGTGCCGCAGGCCGCCCCCGTGGCCCCGGCCGCTCCGGCGGCGCCGGTCGCCTACGACACGGCGCGCGAGACCCGCATCCCGGTCAAGGGCGTCCGCAAGGCGACCGCGGCGGCGATGGTCGGCTCGGCGTTCACGGCCCCGCACGTCACGGAGTTCGTGACGCTGGACGTGACGCGCACGATGAAGCTGGTCGAGGAGCTCAAGGCGGACAAGGAGTTCGCGGGCCTGCGCGTGAACCCCCTGCTGCTGATCTCCAAGGCCCTCCTGGTCGCGATCAAGCGCAACCCGGACGTCAACGCGTCCTGGGACGAGGCCAACCAGGAGATCGTGCAGAAGCACTACGTCAACCTGGGTATCGCGGCGGCGACCCCCCGCGGCCTGATCGTCCCGAACATCAAGGACGCCCACGCCCGGACGCTCCCGCAGCTGGCGCAGGCGCTCGGCGAGCTGGTCGCCACGGCGCGGGAGGGCAAGACCACCCCCGCCGCGATGCAGGGCGGCACCGTCACCATCACCAACGTCGGCGTCTTCGGCGTCGACACCGGCACGCCGATCCTGAACCCCGGCGAGTCCGCGATCCTCGCGGTCGGCGCGATCAAGCTCCAGCCGTGGGTCCACAAGGGCAAGGTCAAGCCCCGTCAGGTCACCACCCTGGCGCTGAGCTTCGACCACCGTCTGGTCGACGGCGAGCTGGGCTCCAAGGTGCTGGCCGACGTGGCGGCGATCCTGGAGCAGCCGAAGCGGCTGATCACCTGGGCGTAG